The Daucus carota subsp. sativus chromosome 7, DH1 v3.0, whole genome shotgun sequence genome window below encodes:
- the LOC108195752 gene encoding CASP-like protein 1: protein MASMTSVAPVEYKNSPTSAPPATSRQAAMAEVALRVLLFVASLTAVVLMVTSKQTELIPFPPVGLVSNTSRFTDTPAFVYFVAALSTAGLYSIITTLLSISALSRPGYTKILALYIVAMDVVMLAIVAAALGTAAGVAYVGIQGNSHTRWTKICNIYDTFCQQAAGAIIVSSFAATLLILLILHSVFTMYRKIPKY, encoded by the exons ATGGCTTCAATGACTAGTGTTGCGCCAGTAGAGTACAAGAACTCGCCAACTAGTGCTCCCCCTGCCACCAGCCGGCAGGCCGCGATGGCGGAGGTGGCTTTGAGGGTGTTATTGTTTGTTGCGTCGTTGACAGCTGTGGTACTGATGGTCACAAGCAAACAAACGGAGTTGATTCCGTTTCCACCCGTCGGATTGGTGTCTAACACTTCAAGATTCACTGATACACCGGCCTTTGT ATACTTTGTAGCAGCACTCTCCACAGCCGGTCTGTACAGCATCATAACAACCTTGCTCAGCATCTCCGCACTGTCAAGGCCAGGCTACACCAAAATTTTGGCTTTATATATTGTTGCCATGGATGTG GTGATGCTGGCAATTGTAGCAGCAGCATTAGGAACTGCCGCAGGGGTTGCTTACGTGGGGATTCAAGGAAATTCTCATACCCGTTGGACTAAGATCTGCAATATATATGATACATTCTGTCAACAAGCAGCAGGCGCCATTATAGTTTCTTCGTTTGCTGCCACACTTCTCATATTGTTGATCTTGCACTCTGTTTTCACCATGTATCGCAAAATTCCCAAGTACTAG